A DNA window from Brassica napus cultivar Da-Ae chromosome A4, Da-Ae, whole genome shotgun sequence contains the following coding sequences:
- the LOC106446204 gene encoding glutathione S-transferase T1 encodes MKLKVYADRMSQPSRAVIIFCKVNGIEFDEVLIILAKRQQLSPEFKEINPLGKVPTIVDGRLKLFESHAILIYLSSAFPSVADHWYPNDLSKRAKIHSVLDWHHSNLRPGAAGYVMNSVLAPFLGGSLDSKAAAEAEQILTKSLSTLETFWLKGNAKFLLGSNQPSIADLSLVCELMQLQVLDEKDRLRLFSPYKKVEEWIENTRKATQPHFDVVHKTLYGAKDKFEKQRKMGTTTVSKPGFQSKM; translated from the exons atgaagctgaAAGTGTATGCAGATCGTATGTCACAGCCGTCTCGTGCTGTAATCATATTCTGCAA GGTTAATGGAATCGAATTCGATGAGGTTCTGATTATCTTGGCGAAGCGTCAGCAATTATCCCCTGAATTCAAAG AGATTAACCCATTGGGGAAAGTTCCAACTATTGTTGACGGCAGACTTAAGCTCTTCGAGAG TCACGCCATCTTGATTTATCTTTCCTCTGCATTCCCGAGTGTAGCTGATCATTG GTACCCGAATGATCTTTCCAAGAGAGCCAAGATTCACTCTGTCTTGGATTGGCATCACTCCAATTTACGCCCTGGTGCAG CTGGATATGTAATGAATAGTGTTCTAGCTCCATTTCTTGGCGGTTCTCTGGACTCGAAAGCAGCTGCTGAAGCTGAGCAGATACTAACCAAGTCTCTGTCCACTCTAGAGACTTTTTGGCTTAAGGGCAATGCTAAATTCTTGCTCGGAAGCAACCAACCATCCATAGCTGATCTCAGCCTTGTATGCGAACTTATGCAACTCCAG GTTTTGGATGAGAAAGATCGTCTTAGATTGTTTTCTCCTTACAAGAAAGTTGAGGAATGGATTGAGAATACGAGAAAGGCCACGCAGCCTCACTTTGATGTGGTTCATAAAACCCTTTACGGAGCTAAAGACAAATTTGAGAAACAGCGGAAGATGGGGACAACAACCGTATCTAAACCTGGTTTTCAATCTAAGATGTGA
- the LOC125608175 gene encoding uncharacterized protein LOC125608175: MANMEKLQFPALDITGTNYISWVTNVELHLESLGLSETVKEINTSTPQEKAKSVIFLRRHLDESIIYDYANMRDPKELWKSLKDRFDHQKDITLPLARDEWQSLRFQDFDKVMNYNSAVLGIVAKLRYCGETITESQMLEKTYTTFHKSHITLQQQYRLRGYTKFSELIVALLIAEKNNELLIKNHMTRPTGSKPFPEANALDAKKPVKENKAYWGRGRGRQNYRGRGRKYNPQDRKSFQWVRSEQTPKGKEHQGNTSQKREEACFRCGTKGHWSRLCRTPAHLCALYKESVKGKEKEVNFAEHSEGTTHLDASDFVNDFEETAIPEA, encoded by the coding sequence ATGGCAAACATGGAGAAGCTCCAATTCCCCGCTCTAGACATCACCGGCACCAACTACATTTCATGGGTTACAAATGTCGAACTTCATCTTGAATCTCTTGGTCTATCCGAGACCGTTAAAGAGATTAATACTTCAACGCCTCAAGAAAAGGCTAAATCGGTGATCTTCCTTAGAAGACACCTTGATGAAAGTATTATTTATGACTATGCCAACATGAGAGATCCTAAAGAGCTATGGAAGTCTCTGAAAGATCGTTTTGATCATCAGAAAGACATAACACTTCCACTTGCTCGGGATGAATGGCAGAGTCTGAGATTTCAAGATTTCGACAAAGTGATGAATTACAACTCGGCTGTGTTAGGGATTGTGGCCAAATTGAGATATTGTGGTGAAACAATCACCGAATCTCAAATGCTTGAGAAGACATACACCACATTCCATAAGAGCCACATCACCCTACAACAACAGTACAGGTTGCGGGGATATACCAAATTTTCAGAATTAATTGTGGCGCTTCTCATAGCAGAAAAAAACAACGAGCTTCTGATCAAGAATCACATGACTCGTCCAACTGGTTCAAAACCGTTTCCTGAAGCAAACGCGTTAGATGCAAAGAAACCAGTCAAGGAAAATAAAGCCTATTGGGGTCGCGGTCGTGGTCGTCAAAACTACCGTGGACGTGGACGAAAGTACAATCCACAAGATAGGAAGTCATTCCAGTGGGTCCGCTCTGAGCAAACCCCTAAGGGAAAAGAACACCAAGGAAATACCTCCCAGAAGCGAGAAGAAGCTTGTTTCAGATGCGGTACTAAGGGACATTGGTCTCGTTTATGTCGTACCCCTGCACACCTTTGCGCTCTATACAAAGAGTCCgtcaaaggaaaagaaaaggaagtAAACTTTGCGGAACATTCTGAGGGTACAACGCACCTCGATGCGTCTGACTTTGTGAATGATTTCGAGGAGACCGCTATCCCGGAAGCCTAA
- the LOC106446203 gene encoding uncharacterized protein LOC106446203 yields the protein MGKRGANKLTKAQGGPSLKSVLRHDHLKNLALWSTAGDTPIPSLATFFGRRLAADGEASDIPHDPDLFSCQRCETVLQPGFNCNVRIEKVSANKKKHMRCKKKKPNMFLPQNNVVYYCNLCSHRNLKRGTTKGQMKDMYPPKPKTTRPRPKIDKEMMVVVPQGIQSSNTLPCSPGRRVENDQVENNSNVENTPKPMLTLEREKRIRKSKSKKPIEPESVPEKKATVGGGGGGSNKRKRKAWTSMKELSETTTTSKSSSSVNFKIPFLL from the exons ATGGGGAAACGGGGAGCTAACAAGCTTACAAAAGCTCAAGGAGGACCGAGTCTCAAGTCTGTGCTCAGACACGACCACTTGAAGAATCTCGCTCTCTGGTCCACCGCTGGAGATACTCCCATCCCGTCGCTAGCTACTTTTTTCGGTCGGCGTCTCGCTGCGGACGGAGAAGCTTCCGACATTCCTCATGATCCTGATCTCTTCTCTTGTCAAAG ATGTGAGACTGTTCTCCAGCCTGGCTTCAATTGTAATGTTAGAATCGAGAAGGTTTCTGCTAATAAGAAGAAACACATGAGgtgcaagaagaagaagcctaACATGTTTCTCCCTCAGAACAATGTAGTTTACTACTGCAACTTGTGTTCTCACCGTAATCTCAAGAGAGGAACTACAAAAGGTCAGATGAAAGACATGTACCCGCCCAAGCCTAAAACAACTCGTCCACGTCCCAAGATTGATAAAGAGATGATGGTGGTAGTGCCTCAAGGAATCCAAAGTAGTAACACACTTCCTTGTTCACCTGGAAGAAGAGTTGAGAATGATCAGGTGGAGAATAATAGTAATGTGGAGAATACGCCAAAGCCAATGCTTACActggagagagagaagaggataAGGAAATCCAAAAGTAAGAAACCTATTGAGCCCGAAAGTGTTCCCGAGAAAAAAGCAAcagttggtggtggtggtggtggatcgAATAAGAGGAAGAGAAAAGCATGGACAAGTATGAAGGAGTTGTCTGAGACTACAACAACAAGCAAGAGTTCCAGTTCTGTAAACTTTAAAATACCTTTTCTCTTGTGA
- the LOC106446202 gene encoding AT-hook motif nuclear-localized protein 5-like, producing MEGGREAMPFPPPFYFPRGPFSSQSASAIHAPPGFRPMSNPNLQQQQQHQFPLGEQRHHQDFSHGIHMGMAAAASSSSPTMQQPPPIPTPPPHHSVAAAAAEEPMMVKKKRGRPRKYVADNNEGCDLELSPMQSLQKPNISSPVSDPNAPKRARGRPPGTGRKQRLANLGEWMNTSAGFAFATHVISVEAGEDIVSKVLSFSQQRPRALCIMSGTGTASAFTLRQTGSSAPTLSFQGHFDILSVQGCYLVNEEGGSKSRTGGISVSLSRHDGFLIGGTVGTLIAASLVQVVACSFVYGSAKAKVIKQESGSKEDNTTKKESSLETPASEQQRSPRATESAAEAAQTPLDYSSPGWAGPGGGGSRTTDSRNNNHLTDIDLTRG from the exons ATGGAAGGAGGTCGAGAAGCTATGCCATTCCCTCCTCCTTTCTACTTCCCGCGAGGACCTTTCTCCTCCCAATCCGCGAGTGCCATCCACGCGCCGCCGGGTTTCAGGCCAATGTCTAACCCTAATctccagcagcagcagcagcatcaGTTTCCCTTGGGCGAGCAGAGACACCACCAAGACTTCAGCCATGGGATTCATATGGGTATGGCTGctgctgcttcttcttcgtctccgACTATGCAACAACCGCCGCCGATTCCTACCCCTCCGCCTCATCACTCGGTAGCTGCTGCTGCTGCGGAGGAGCCGATGATGGTTAAGAAGAAGCGAGGACGGCCGAGGAAGTATGTTGCTGATAATAATGAAGGGTGTGATCTTGAACTCTCTCCGATGCAGTCTTTGCAAAAGCCTAACATCTCTTCTCCAGTCTCTGATCCTAACGCTCCTAAACGAGCTAGAGGTCGACCTCCTGGCACTGGGAGAAAGCAGCGTCTCGCTAATCTCG GTGAGTGGATGAACACTTCAGCTGGATTTGCTTTCGCGACCCACGTGATCAGTGTTGAAGCCGGAGAG GACATTGTCTCAAAAGTTCTTTCGTTTTCACAACAGAGGCCAAGAGCCCTTTGTATTATGTCGGGAACCGGAACGGCTTCTGCATTTACGCTTCGTCAAACCGGATCATCAGCTCCTACTCTGTCTTTTCAG GGGCATTTTGATATACTAAGTGTGCAAGGATGTTACTTGGTGAATGAAGAAGGTGGGTCTAAATCTAGAACTGGAGGTATTAGTGTGTCTCTCTCCCGCCACGATGGTTTTCTGATTGGTGGCACCGTCGGAACGCTTATTGCAGCCAGTCTCGTTCAG GTGGTGGCGTGTAGTTTTGTATACGGAAGTGCAAAGGCTAAAGTAATCAAGCAAGAAAGCGGGTCAAAGGAAGACAACACCACCAAAAAGGAAAGCAGCCTGGAGACGCCGGCCAGTGAACAGCAGCGGTCGCCACGAGCAACAGAATCAGCAGCAGAGGCGGCTCAGACGCCATTGGACTACTCTTCTCCAGGATGGGCAGGACCTGGTGGTGGTGGCAGCAGAACAACTGACTCAAGAAACAATAACCACCTCACTGATATTGACTTGACACGAGGATGA